In Corythoichthys intestinalis isolate RoL2023-P3 chromosome 4, ASM3026506v1, whole genome shotgun sequence, a genomic segment contains:
- the atn1 gene encoding atrophin-1 isoform X3: protein MKTRTHKESMPMRSGRRRGASEERRGRRPHASPSRPERNDRQTPRGGGEELAGNRFSRRSQGHDSSESEGEELVSPAKRQKVQDSAATPNPPTSTHSADSLAPSAVPPSTSVASQSRESDNEDGQSQGSRSSVVGSLANSSSSLSSGRDIDQDNRSSSPSLSASPLGSLDSDSEGPDSPKQGEREREKSKDGGVGSVSVEDRRALRDRRGEDSCGDEQKTDTEARIEDLALKPIHPCPSSGLNSSVRGTGDSSSNDSTSGRKSYFSLDSKLMCKVEYGGSTGTDVVPSGNRINSKANTQCVTKTSAAAGDFSHNSPGIPHSLPPPLPPPPALKPLEIGGQTLPAEVKIERDKMDKADKHLDKAQPTPPSLLQTGPHPQSQSQPQTQTNSHTHHYSSPTWQGGTATGCQGNWGYTRYPGNHHPHQHQPPVQQQQLPSVYNPPSSRHSSYLPHPHAHPHREYLPRYAGGERERGAGGERERGARGECLGRELNRDFSAPIGNNSNTSSGGNSSGTNSIQGREFSSLSVGQNREFQGSGRDGPSNIGPDRKDFLPAFRDREPDRERDAGREFSMSNQNQGRDFGPNGAGGGHPRDKDRGRWGEFGSQTREVGGNCNPNNNSITQGNHPSSNSGLPANPMLNRDPPASPQNNNTHPSHSSLPPHPHSTNLASREFPPPMDQAQTPSSAADPFHREYPPTGGKDFNAGGPPSAGTNRDYLSPPAVTSNLVREFSGPGGIQTPHPSHPHYQSGPRDRERETNLRESALYQNRGGPNQPPTLSPTSSNSHGHPPNAAYPGQPPQPPLPSSQSSHAQQLPPGMTPNVRSQLYQSSDQTPPTHVSPLPSPSTNQIAGFSSFPPGSASTPNMALPGPGVSSSCSPGCRPSPLHSTLNSHPTFSGTYHSNGSSGNSIANSNSNSGTPTNSNTNSQSPQNISKGPPPLTNSVTTPGPSLSHPSGDGHSDSGPPTTPVIKEEPLEDREESESPPPVLRSPSPEPKPVDIPIHASQSARFHKVLDRGSSNSCARSDVLFVPLDGSKLWKKRNEVIERARREVEQRARDIREKERERERERERERELDRHLQQQKDANASAAARQGSTLFFPSSSSIILDPSSSSSCPGNPAAHPAHHVQHHPSHPHAHLPPTHHIHPSLSHTIPHSLLLPSMAGASAVVGGHQGGLGIGIGGPYLGPDTPALRTLSEYARPHAMSPLGAAGRAQAHHPQIHHGHPHVHPSFFLPQFQNHAIGHPHHLPADAATAAAILGFLYGGSLEGGPGIGGHPGVGGGPVPGGIGSSGLGGVGFPHAVAAHRDRMKPGFEFKSDDRIYPPGSIHDPAALALAHSHSHANAHTHAHAHAHSLLLGGGGAGANEVSLYCTPPPPAPSGPPHLQNPTLAPVARPPNPPAPQSLSNPPPSSLLPPTHPSHPSSAPPLAAPPPPAPAAPPPAPPPPPAPPTSNATSIHHPVPNSSFPSSLSSHQPSATAPSTESYPTPTRSPASFERERRGEPERERERDRATLPAFGDRERERERERGGSGGGGGAGGGNTNSGTGGGSGGENMGRVQMLNVTPHHHQHSHIHSHLHLHQQDTALASSGGRGSPPDGPAGVRVSFGAASLPRSDNRHPHPGSPPH, encoded by the exons ATGAAAACTCGGACTCACAAAGAATCG ATGCCCATGCGTAGTGGGCGACGGCGGGGGGCAAGCGAAGAGAGGAGGGGTCGACGCCCGCACGCCAGTCCTAGTCGTCCAGAGCGCAATGACAGACAGACG CCAAGAGGTGGCGGTGAGGAACTGGCTGGGAACCGCTTCAGTCGCAGATCACAAGGCCATGATTCATCAGAGAGTGAAGGGGAGGAACTTGTATCTCCTGCAAAAAGGCAGAAAGTTCAG GATTCGGCAGCCACCCCGAACCCTCCAACATCAACACACAGCGCTGACAGCTTGGCTCCCTCTGCTGTCCCGCCTTCCACCTCAGTCGCCAGCCAATCGCGTGAGAGTGACAATGAGGACGGCCAATCCCAGGGCAGCAGGAGTTCAGTCGTGGGGAGCCTGGCGAATAGCAGCAGCAGCTTGAGCAGCGGGCGGGACATCGACCAGGACAATCGTTCCTCATCCCCGAGTCTCTCGGCTTCCCCCCTGGGTAGCCTCGACTCAGACTCTGAGGGCCCAGACTCACCAAAGCAAGGAGAGAGGGAACGGGAGAAAAGCAAAGATGGTGGAGTGGGAAGTGTGTCCGTAGAGGACAGGAGAGCGCTACGGGACCGGAGAGGGGAGGATTCCTGCGGGGACGAACAAAAGACAGATACAGAAGCAAGAATTGAGGATCTTGCACTAAAGCCTATCCATCCTTGCCCCTCCTCTGGTCTCAATTCCTCGGTCCGTGGCACTGGGGATTCTTCTTCAAATGACAGCACTAGTGGGAGGAAGTCATATTTCTCTTTGGACTCAAAACTGATGTGTAAAGTGGAGTATGGCGGATCAACAGGCACTGATGTGGtgcctagtggcaatagaattaATTCCAAAGCCAACACACAATGTGTGACAAAGACATCTGCTGCGGCTGGAGATTTTTCTCATAACAGCCCTGGCATTCCCCACTCCTTACCCCCACCCCTTCCTCCCCCACCTGCTCTAAAACCACTGGAGATTGGAGGACAAACTCTTCCTGCTGAGGTTAAAATAGAAAGAGACAAAATGGACAAGGCAGATAAGCACCTGGACAAGGCCCAGCCCACACCTCCTTCTCTCCTGCAGACTGGGCCACATCCACAATCCCAATCACAACCCCAAACtcaaaccaacagccacacccaTCATTACAGCTCTCCAACCTGGCAAGGTGGCACAGCAACTGGTTGCCAGGGGAATTGGGGCTACACCCGTTACCCTGGCAACCATCACCCACACCAGCATCAGCCCCCGGTGCAGCAGCAGCAACTTCCCTCTGTTTACAACCCTCCTTCCTCCCGACACTCTTCTTACCTCCCCCACCCACATGCTCACCCCCACAGGGAGTACCTTCCCAGGTATGCTGGAggggagagagagaggggaGCTGGAGGAGAGAGGGAGAGGGGAGCGAGGGGTGAATGTTTAGGGAGAGAGCTCAACAGGGACTTCTCTGCTCCAATAGGTAACAACAGCAACACTAGTAGTGGAGGTAATAGCAGTGGCACAAATAGCATTCAAGGCAGGGAGTTTTCAAGTCTTTCAGTAGGCCAAAACCGCGAGTTTCAAGGCTCTGGAAGAGATGGACCTTCTAATATTGGCCCTGATAGAAAAGACTTTCTCCCAGCTTTCCGTGACAGAGAGCCAGACAGGGAACGTGATGCAGGAAGAGAGTTCTCTATGTCCAACCAAAACCAGGGTAGAGACTTTGGCCCCAACGGAGCTGGAGGGGGGCATCCCAGAGACAAAGACAGAGGCAGATGGGGTGAGTTTGGAAGCCAAACAAGAGAGGTTGGAGGAAACTGTAACCCAAACAACAACTCAATCACTCAAGGAAACCATCCAAGTTCAAATAGTGGACTACCTGCGAACCCTATGCTGAACCGTGATCCACCGGCATCACCCCAAAACAACAATACCCACCCTTCGCATTCTTCCCTGCCCCCACATCCACACTCCACAAACTTAGCCAGTCGGGAGTTTCCTCCTCCCATGGACCAGGCACAAACCCCTTCCTCTGCTGCTGACCCTTTTCACAGAGAGTATCCTCCCACTGGTGGGAAAGACTTCAATGCAGGGGGACCTCCCTCCGCTGGAACGAATAGAGATTATCTCAGCCCACCTGCCGTTACTTCTAATCTAGTAAGAGAGTTTTCAGGGCCTGGTGGAATCCAAACTCCTCACCCTTCTCATCCCCACTACCAGTCTGGCCcaagagacagagagagagagacaaacCTGCGTGAGTCTGCTCTATACCAAAACCGTGGCGGTCCAAACCAACCTCCTACTCTTTCTCCAACCTCTTCAAACAGTCACGGACACCCTCCAAATGCTGCCTATCCTGGCCAACCACCTCAACCTCCTTTGCCCTCATCCCAATCTTCACATGCCCAGCAACTCCCACCAGGTATGACACCAAATGTTCGCTCCCAACTTTACCAGTCTTCTGACCAAACTCCTCCAACACATGTATCTCCACTACCCAGCCCATCTACGAATCAGATAGCAGGCTTCTCATCATTTCCCCCTGGATCCGCTTCTACACCCAACATGGCACTTCCTGGGCCTGGTGTTTCATCCAGTTGTTCACCTGGATGCCGCCCTTCCCCTTTACACAGCACCTTGAACAGCCACCCAACCTTCAGTGGAACATACCACTCCAATGGCAGCAGTGGCAATAGTATAGCTAACAGCAATAGCAACAGTGGCACACCCACTAACAGCAATACCAACTCTCAATCACCTCAGAATATCTCTAAGGGACCCCCACCGCTCACTAACAGCGTTACAACACCTGGTCCTAGTTTATCGCATCCCAGTGGGGATGGCCATTCAGATTCGGGCCCGCCCACAACACCTGTCATCAAAGAGGAGCCGCTAGAAGACAGGGAAGAGAGCGAAAGTCCACCGCCAGTTTTGAGGAGCCCATCTCCTGAACCTAAGCCTGTAGACATTCCCATCCATGCTAGCCAATCAGCAAG GTTTCACAAAGTCCTTGATCGAGGTAGCAGCAACTCCTGTGCCCGCAGCGACGTCCTCTTTGTTCCATTGGACGGCTCCAAATTATGGAAGAAGAGGAATGAGGTGATAGAAAGAGCTCGGAGGGAGGTTGAGCAAAGGGCCAGAGACATACGAGAAAAAGAGAGAGAACGTGAAAGGGAGCGGGAGCGTGAGAGGGAACTGGATCGCCATCTACAG CAACAAAAAGATGCAAATGCCAGTGCAGCAGCTCGCCAGGGGTCGACCCTGTTCTtcccctcttcttcctccataaTCCTTGATCCTTCATCGTCTTCCTCCTGCCCGGGCAACCCAGCCGCCCACCCTGCACATCATGTTCAGCATCATCCCTCACATCCACATGCTCACCTTCCTCCGACACACCACATTCATCCAAGCCTCTCTCACACAATCCCCCACTCTCTTCTTCTTCCATCCATGGCTGGAGCATCAGCAGTCGTTGGAGGCCATCAGGGTGGTCTGGGAATTGGCATAGGAGGTCCTTACCTTGGTCCTGATACCCCAGCTCTAAGAACACTTAGCGAGTATGCTCGCCCTCATGCCATGTCTCCCCTGGGGGCAGCAGGTCGGGCCCAAGCACACCACCCTCAAATTCATCACGGTCATCCTCACGTCCATCCCTCATTCTTTCTCCCACAATTCCAGAATCATGCAATTGGTCATCCGCACCACCTACCTGCTGATGCTGCAACAGCTGCAGCCATCTTGGGCTTTTTGTATGGTGGAAGTCTGGAAGGGGGCCCAGGAATTGGGGGGCATCCAGGGGTAGGAGGAGGACCGGTACCTGGAGGAATCGGTTCTTCAGGGTTAGGGGGAGTTGGCTTTCCTCACGCAGTCGCTGCTCACCGGGATCGCATGAAGCCGggatttgaatttaagagtgatGATCGCATCTATCCACCAGGGTCAATTCATGATCCTGCAGCTCTTGCCCTTGCTCATTCTCATTCCCATGCCAATGCCCATACCCATGCACACGCACATGCTCACTCCTTGCTCCTTGGGGGAGGTGGAGCAGGAGCTAATGAGGTGTCACTCTATTGCACTCCTCCTCCCCCAGCACCATCCGGCCCACCGCACCTCCAGAACCCAACACTGGCCCCAGTAGCTCGACCTCCAAACCCGCCTGCCCCTCAGTCCTTGTCCAATCCACCTCCTTCATCGCTCTTACCACCTACGCACCCTTCTCACCCATCATCTGCACCTCCACTTGCTGCCCCACCCCCACCAGCCCCTGCTGCACCTCCACCAGCTCCCCCTCCTCCACCTGCTCCGCCAACCTCCAATGCCACTTCAATTCATCATCCAGTTCCCAATTCTTCTTTTCCTAGTTCCCTGTCCTCTCATCAACCCTCAGCCACAGCCCCTTCCACTGAGTCTTACCCGACTCCCACTCGGTCACCAGCCTCTTTTGAGCGGGAACGCCGCGGCGAACCAGAGAGGGAAAGAGAACGGGACAGAGCGACATTGCCGGCGTTTGGGGACAGGGAgcgtgagagagagagggaaagAGGAGGaagtggaggaggaggaggggcaGGAGGAGGCAACACAAATAGTGGAACGGGTGGAGGAAGTGGAGGAGAAAATATGGGTCGTGTCCAGATGCTGAATGTAACGCCCCACCATCATCAGCATTCCCACATCCACTCGCACCTTCACCTGCACCAACAAGACACAG CATTGGCATCTAGCGGCGGGCGGGGTTCACCCCCTGATGGACCCGCTGGCGTCAGGGTCTCCTTTGGCGCGGCTTCCTTACCCAGGAGCGACAATAGGCACCCCCATCCTGGCTCACCCCCTCACTGA